Proteins encoded by one window of Culicoides brevitarsis isolate CSIRO-B50_1 chromosome 2, AGI_CSIRO_Cbre_v1, whole genome shotgun sequence:
- the LOC134828756 gene encoding uncharacterized protein LOC134828756, with protein sequence MNWGFGVSKKNMPNNLYYVFVAVYLMLVIHEQFNTFGVKCQQTDILFIRHGRSRVRHTTEKDHLRWGLKALDNLTLAYDDMIDIEGNSNETQTDTFNFFDINGTTTGFSLLINNSSSHNNISYNGSAASFQMSQLRERDYFDLQQSIVPMNAFSKNTSSRKNNIGVAETIATKVSKKVVNNNRYIEKKIAKKRIMENIKKDVDKGLEYLKSHRDIIDATVSLIDIKIKRSESILKLKKEEKSQLTSNSKVLVPIGNEVSQTTFANNNAQPISKSDVVLRQIISEQQSIFSKLKPNINNINKISDHEKVTNTINHHNKELYFDSSTSVTSISSKTHVDTKKKEKTFPLITKDIESVSNENSIDEITFIMNDMEDLEGTNSAYQMEEIGLEDLDEVSRENRKNLIKGRDVVTTFLRIVESQHLLGANCTAGTALNLGEGVVDRYAQDRFRVEAEIAVNRANMLTRLFKIAPLAVQESEHLLHTSVLSMVDFDDNIFAAGHCFDLNEHPYYKGLFCPFAYRLPPPDQDTVLVKNLAADYPYLSNTSEWFFNARKNAEKIIDKNQQFTRAIHLYANSTERVGDEILTVKYENGLWSKPYYDCGGGNIWMLTYTVPFFGYENGTYHFKGTAGIDIDLRRVDIDQCPQKLPPPGTTIPLNIFAGTDKCKQRTTECTPVKGLGFRRGSYRCFCKIGFYFPDISTDQKYFNGSTLEEEYEKYMLGEVSTYDDDASYECLPCTEGCDHCIDASPCVAELNWPMRTSILVLACVVIGFLPPATYFTFKYQQVKVVRAASPALLRVIALGAFFIYCTTIVMYPPPSIYTCTIRVWLREIGFSLTYGALMLKTWRISVIFRIRSAKTVIITDASLLKRLALLCCFVGVALLVRTLVAPPIVIVGRTADNLKAFLCKTDFWDHTFTSMEVVFLAWGVRLCIMVRKAPSEFNESRFISMAIYNEFLLTCFLNVSMLFLQSPANPDLLYIIFFCHTQLTVSLLLALIFGSKVYMVLRGGEKAHDEPMVGIKASHTKFIHRSQINKYGNSTTSTAQVGASEKITDQEALEEIKCLQNQLQILLQRTPPNGVAIGTISFLLEVFKQPRSNQLMSTLDIQMNSRKASKESLAHKENKLNVTQMISEKYVVNNETVNSSKINQKSVNDKSEEKEFKKNKILINNVATQTHSNNVDISFDISKSTKSNISFDDLDLKCMCSDEEEEDCHHYIETEYDTVLVNQCSDIYSESKSQNSINENKNTEEDLLNSCENSKTCSPCNCNRVGTLHKKSKKHIYRKQDRKQYECKLDSELIAEKLLKSIKNTDPNAKSNGPPPVPPRKSLNIHPPEYSFVQKPSEGAGEKQNDLSIKNTFERMDNLNQAPVKNKKSPEKRMILDLNDRSKYTEEISV encoded by the exons ATGAACTGGGGATTTGgagtatctaaaaaaaatatgcccAATAATTTATACTATGTTTTTGTGGCCGTTTACTTGATGTTGGTAATTCATGAACAGTTTAACACATTCGGAGTGAAATGTCAACAAACAGATATCCTGTTTATTCGACATGGGCGTTCTCGTGTTCGCCATACAACTGAAAAAGATCATTTGCGTTGGGGCTTAAAAGCTCTTGATAATCTTACCTTAGCATACGATGATATGATAGATATTGAAGGAAACAGTAATGAAACACAAACagatacttttaatttttttgatataaatggGACAACAACAGGATTTTCATTACTTATTAACAATAGTTCTAGTCATAATAATATATCATATAATGGCAGTGCAGCGAGTTTTCAAATGAGCCAATTAAGAGAACGTGATTACTTTGATTTGCAACAATCGATAGTACCTATGAACGCATTTTCAAAGAATACTAgttcgagaaaaaataatataggaGTTGCAGAAACAATAGCAACAAAAGTATCGAAAAAGGTGGTGAATAATAATAGGtacatcgagaaaaaaattgcaaaaaagcggattatggaaaatattaaaaaagacgTTGATAAAGGTCTTGAATACTTAAAATCACATAGAGATATCATAGATGCCACAGTGAGTTTGAtcgacataaaaattaaacgaagcgagtcaattttaaaactaaaaaaagaggaaaaaagtcAACTAACatcaaattcaaaagttttggtACCAATTGGTAATGAAGTATCACAAACAACATTTGCTAATAATAACGCTCAACCAATTTCTAAAAGCGATGTTGTGCTTCGTCAAATAATATCTGAGCAACAATCAATATTTTCCAAACTAAAaccaaatataaataatataaataaaatatctgatcacgaaaaagttacaaatacaataaatcatcataataaagaattatattttgattCAAGCACTTCTGTCACATCTATAAGTTCTAAAACCCATGtagatactaaaaaaaaagagaaaactttTCCTCTCATTACCAAAGACATTGAATCGGTTTCTAATGAAAATAGTATCGACGAGATAACATTTATTATGAATGATATGGAAGATTTAGAGGGTACTAATTCGGCATACCAAATGGAAGAAATCGGGTTGGAAGATCTGGATGAAGTTAGCagagaaaatagaaaaaacttaattaaaggaCGTGATGTTGTTACAACATTTTTGCGTATTGTGGAGAGTCAACATTTGCTAGGAGCTAATTGTACCGCAGGAACAGCACTTAATTTAGGTGAAGGTGTAGTCGATCGTTATGCACAGGATCGTTTCAGGGTGGAGGCTGAAATTGCTGTTAATCGTGCTAATATGCTCACAAG ACTGTTTAAAATTGCTCCTCTTGCTGTCCAAGAATCTGAACATTTATTACATACTTCGGTACTGTCTATGGTTGATTTTGACGATAATATTTTTGCTGCAGGGcattgttttgatttaaatgaGCATCCCTATTATAAGGGATTATTTTGTCCTTTTGCCTATCGTCTTCCGCCACCCGACCAGGACACCGTTCTCGTTAAGAATTTGGCAGCCGATTATCCATATCTAAGTAATACATCAGAGTGGTTTTTTAATGCTAggaaaaatgcagaaaaaattattgataaaaatcaacaatttacaAGAG CTATTCATTTGTACGCTAACAGTACTGAAAGAGTAGGAGATGAAATTCTTACTGTTAAGTATGAAAATGGTTTGTGGTCAAAACCATACTATGATTGTGGTGGTGGCAATATATGGATGCTGACCTATACAGTGCCATTCTTCGGATACGAAAATGGAACCTATCACTTtaa AGGTACTGCTGGAATTGATATAGATCTGCGTCGTGTTGATATAGATCAGTGTCCACAAAAACTACCACCGCCTGGCACGACAATtcctttaaacatttttgcagGAACTGATAAATGCAAACAACGAACAACAGAA tgtACTCCAGTGAAAGGATTAGGATTTCGTCGTGGTTCATATcgttgtttttgtaaaataggGTTCTACTTTCCAGACATCTCAAccgaccaaaaatattttaacggtAGTACATTAGAAgaagaatatgaaaaatacatGCTg GGTGAAGTCTCAACTTACGATGATGATGCTTCGTATGAATGTTTACCATGTACCGAGGGTTGTGATCATTGTATCGATGCATCGCCATGTGTTGCAGAACTCAATTGGCCAATGCGTACAAGTATATTAGTTTTAGCATGTGTTGTAATAGGATTTTTACCACCTGCGACCTATTTTACGTTTAAATACCAACAAGTAAAG gtCGTTAGGGCAGCTAGTCCAGCGCTTCTTCGTGTGATTGCTCTTGGtgcttttttcatatattgtACA actATTGTCATGTACCCACCACCATCAATATATACTTGTACAATACGAGTTTGGCTACGAGAAATCGGATTCTCTCTTACTTATGGAGCGTTAATGTTGAAGACATGGAG gataTCTGTTATTTTTCGAATCCGATCTGCAAAAACGGTCATTATTACAGATGCGTCTTTGCTAAAACGGTTGGCATTGTTATGTTGTTTTGTTGGTGTTGCATTGTTAGTTAGAACTTTAGTGGCACCCCCTATCGTGATTGTTGGCCGAACTGCGGACAATTTAAAAGCATTCTTATGCAAAACTGATTTTTGGGATCATACATTTACGTCAA tgGAGGTAGTATTTTTAGCTTGGGGCGTTCGTCTCTGCATTATGGTTCGCAAAGCTCCCTCGGAATTTAATGAAAGTCGGTTTATATCAATGGCAATATACAACGAATTTCTATTAACATGTTTTCTAAATGTATCAAT GTTATTTCTTCAGTCGCCTGCTAATCCAGATTTGTTATACATAATATTCTTTTGTCATACACAACTCACTGTGTCCCTCTTGTTGGCGTTAATATTCGGCAgtaag gtTTATATGGTGCTGCGTGGAGGAGAAAAGGCACACGATGAGCCTATGGTAGGAATAAAAGCAtctcacacaaaatttattcatagatcacaaataaacaaatatggTAATAGTACGACTTCAACTGCTCAAGTCG gTGCATCGGAAAAAATAACTGACCAAGAAGCTCTGGAAGAAATAAAATGTCTTCAAAATCAGTTGCAGATTCTTCTTCAAAGAACACCACCAAATGGAGTTGCAATAGGCACTATTTCGTTTTTACTAGAAGTATTTAAGCAACCACGATCGAATCAGTTAATGTCTACATTAGACATTCAAATGAATTCTCGAAAAGCAAGCAAAGAATCTTTAGCccataaagaaaataaattaaatgtaacaCAAATGATATCAGAAAAATATGTCGTAAACAATGAAACAGTCAACTCAtcgaaaatcaatcaaaaatcagTAAATGATAAATCCGaggaaaaagaatttaaaaaaaataaaatattaattaacaacGTGGCTACTCAAACTCATTCCAATAACGTTGACATTTCTTTCGACATTTCAAAATCAACTAAGTCAAATATTAGTTTTGATGATCTAGATTTGAAATGCATGTGTAGTgacgaggaagaagaagattGTCATCATTATATAGAAACAGAATATGATACAGTTTTAGTAAATCAATGCTCTGACATTTACTCTGAAAGTAAGAGCCAAAACagtataaatgaaaataaaaacacagaAGAAGATTTACTAAACTCATGTGAGAATAGTAAAACTTGCTCCCCCTGTAATTGCAATAGAGTTGGTAcgttacacaaaaaatctaaaaaacatatttatcgCAAACAGGATCGAAAACAATATGAATGCAAGCTAGATAGTGAATTGATTGCTGAAAAACTTctcaaatcaataaaaaacacaGATCCTAATGCAAAGAGTAATGGACCTCCTCCTGTGCCCCCTAGAAAATCATTGAATATTCACCCCCCAGAATACTCATTTGTTCAAAAGCCATCTGAAGGAGCAGGCGAAAAACAAAATGATTTATCgatcaaaaatacttttgagcGTATGGATAACTTAAATCAGGCgccagttaaaaataaaaaatcacctGAAAAACGAATGATCTTAGATTTGAATGATCGATCAAAATATACAGAAGAAATTTCGGTATGA